Proteins from a single region of Alloscardovia omnicolens:
- a CDS encoding metal-sulfur cluster assembly factor — protein MANDNLVPQPSGSILDAVSRVFDDTQLAHQIAQNPSSAGMLEESYKKAQVKEASEMSDTHNTEEFEGVTLTFLDEIGRVTAKDVKEALHQVTDPELGVDVVDLGLVYGIEIDELGRAILTMTLTTPACPLTDLIEDECAAVLAGLVEEFRVDWTWTPAWNVDMITEDGAAQLAALGFNLNNLPRAYA, from the coding sequence ATGGCTAACGATAACCTCGTTCCACAACCATCTGGCAGCATTCTTGATGCGGTTTCTCGTGTTTTTGATGATACGCAGTTAGCGCACCAAATCGCCCAGAATCCTTCATCAGCAGGTATGCTGGAAGAGTCATATAAGAAAGCTCAGGTCAAGGAGGCCTCTGAGATGAGTGACACACACAATACAGAAGAGTTTGAAGGCGTCACCTTGACATTCCTCGATGAAATCGGCAGAGTAACTGCCAAGGATGTTAAAGAAGCTTTACATCAAGTTACTGATCCAGAACTAGGCGTAGATGTGGTTGATTTAGGCTTGGTTTATGGAATTGAAATTGATGAGCTGGGACGTGCTATTTTGACGATGACATTAACCACTCCAGCATGTCCATTAACCGATTTAATTGAAGATGAATGTGCTGCTGTGCTTGCCGGTTTGGTTGAAGAGTTCCGCGTGGATTGGACCTGGACTCCAGCATGGAATGTAGATATGATTACCGAAGATGGGGCGGCACAACTCGCCGCGTTGGGATTCAATCTCAATAATCTCCCTCGCGCCTATGCCTAA
- a CDS encoding solute carrier family 23 protein, which translates to MSLNFTWQLHGDGKHIAPGEVIEPEERLTISRTMSVGAQHVIAMFGATFLVPILTGFDPSTTLFFTALSTALFLLINNNKLPSYLGSSFGFIAPIAAVTSAHKGLGVASFGILCTGLALAAVGIIVHYAGSAWIDKVMPPVVNGAIVAIIGFNLAPSAWNNFKSAPDTALVTLLAVMLCAVLFKGLLGRLNILVGVLIGYVYAVIRQQVDFKPVGEAAWIGLPRFHAPQADFSILLMFLPVVLVLIAENIGHVKSVALMTGRDYDAQIGRSLFADGLGTMFAGIGGGSGTTTYAENIGVMAATKVYSTLAYWFAAGFALILSLCPKFGAIINTIPTGVLGGVTTLLYGMIGMLGVRIWVENKVDFGKNVNMMVAAVVMIVGIADFTFAVQGVSFNGIAIGSFAALIVYHGLKNLGKLTGAVVDEDDYIGDNPDTPYSVHEK; encoded by the coding sequence ATGTCGTTGAATTTCACATGGCAACTTCATGGCGATGGTAAGCATATTGCACCAGGTGAGGTTATTGAGCCAGAAGAGCGTTTAACTATTTCACGCACGATGAGTGTGGGTGCTCAGCACGTTATTGCAATGTTCGGTGCAACCTTCCTCGTTCCAATTTTGACTGGTTTTGATCCGTCAACAACGCTATTCTTTACAGCATTATCCACAGCACTGTTTCTGCTTATTAATAACAACAAGCTACCTAGTTATTTAGGTAGCTCGTTTGGTTTTATAGCACCTATTGCAGCAGTAACATCTGCACATAAGGGATTGGGAGTAGCTAGTTTCGGTATTTTATGTACCGGTCTTGCCTTAGCAGCTGTAGGTATTATTGTGCACTATGCTGGATCCGCATGGATTGATAAGGTTATGCCTCCAGTTGTGAATGGCGCTATTGTGGCCATTATTGGTTTCAATTTAGCTCCATCAGCATGGAACAATTTTAAGAGTGCTCCAGATACTGCTTTAGTCACCTTGCTTGCTGTTATGCTTTGTGCTGTTTTATTCAAAGGACTTTTAGGCCGTTTGAATATTCTGGTTGGCGTTTTGATTGGTTATGTATACGCAGTAATTCGTCAGCAAGTTGATTTTAAGCCAGTAGGCGAGGCCGCATGGATTGGTTTGCCTCGCTTCCACGCGCCACAGGCAGATTTCTCTATTCTGCTCATGTTCTTGCCGGTTGTATTAGTCTTGATTGCTGAAAATATTGGACACGTGAAGTCTGTGGCATTGATGACTGGTCGCGATTATGACGCTCAGATTGGACGTTCTTTGTTCGCTGATGGTTTGGGTACAATGTTCGCTGGTATTGGCGGCGGTTCTGGTACAACCACATATGCAGAAAATATTGGTGTAATGGCTGCAACGAAGGTATATTCAACTTTGGCTTACTGGTTTGCTGCTGGATTCGCTTTAATTTTGAGCTTGTGCCCTAAGTTTGGTGCGATTATTAACACCATTCCAACAGGTGTTTTGGGTGGTGTAACTACCTTGCTCTACGGCATGATCGGTATGCTTGGTGTGCGCATCTGGGTAGAAAACAAGGTTGACTTCGGTAAGAATGTAAATATGATGGTGGCTGCAGTTGTGATGATTGTAGGTATTGCAGACTTTACATTTGCTGTTCAGGGCGTTAGCTTCAACGGTATTGCAATTGGCTCTTTCGCAGCGCTGATTGTGTATCACGGTTTGAAGAACCTTGGTAAGCTCACCGGTGCTGTTGTGGATGAAGATGATTATATTGGAGATAATCCAGACACACCATATTCAGTACACGAGAAGTAA
- a CDS encoding RNA methyltransferase, translated as MQIIHVQNLEDDRLRAYINLTEVQLRNRLEPDEGIFIAESPKVIDRALAADREPLSFLVEEAWLEGMRSTFELVDAQWGEDIPVFVASEELLKKLTGYRLHRGAMCAMRRWTLPSVADVCADARRIAVMENIVDFTNVGALMRSAAALGVDAVLATPSCLDPLYRRAIRVSMGTVFQVPWTRIGGDNRKNWPNPSIQELKDLGFTTVAMALTDDSISMQELSARMHSDKTDPQHIEKVALIFGTEGDGLSRYTLAATDFTVKIPMSHGVDSLNVAASSAVAFYATM; from the coding sequence ATGCAGATAATCCATGTTCAAAACTTAGAAGATGACCGTTTACGCGCCTACATTAATTTAACGGAAGTTCAGTTACGCAACCGTTTAGAACCTGATGAGGGCATTTTCATCGCTGAAAGCCCAAAGGTTATTGACCGTGCTTTAGCTGCAGATCGTGAGCCGTTATCTTTCCTTGTCGAAGAAGCGTGGCTAGAGGGTATGCGTTCCACTTTTGAGCTTGTAGACGCTCAATGGGGTGAGGATATTCCTGTTTTTGTGGCTAGCGAAGAGTTATTGAAGAAATTGACGGGTTACCGACTACATCGTGGCGCTATGTGCGCTATGCGTCGATGGACGTTGCCTAGCGTTGCTGACGTATGTGCTGATGCGCGTCGCATTGCTGTGATGGAAAACATTGTGGATTTTACTAATGTGGGAGCACTGATGCGTTCTGCTGCAGCCTTGGGTGTTGATGCAGTTTTAGCCACACCATCATGTTTAGATCCGCTGTATCGCCGTGCTATTCGCGTGTCGATGGGAACGGTTTTTCAGGTGCCGTGGACACGCATTGGTGGAGATAATCGTAAAAATTGGCCAAACCCATCTATCCAAGAGTTGAAAGATTTAGGTTTCACAACGGTTGCTATGGCTTTAACAGATGATTCTATTAGTATGCAAGAGCTATCTGCGCGTATGCATAGCGATAAGACAGATCCCCAGCATATTGAAAAAGTCGCTTTGATTTTTGGTACTGAAGGTGACGGACTGAGCAGATATACATTAGCAGCTACAGATTTTACAGTGAAAATTCCTATGAGCCACGGTGTTGATAGTTTGAATGTTGCAGCATCAAGTGCAGTAGCGTTTTACGCCACAATGTAA
- a CDS encoding EamA family transporter yields MSPKIMGSAMVLCASIAWGISGVSGQYLLQRGISVSVLTSLRLIIAGAVLVAIVLIRNPRSIRKACSSASFIKDVLIFSIFGLMANQFAYLQAIKYTNAGTATVLQYLTPVIVLAYTCVKHKIPPALLEILAVILAISGTYLLATHGQIDALAINPSGLFWGIFSAFTYAAYIILPVKLVQQWGSLLSIGMSMLVGGIIFSLVTRIWTQRFIWDGPILLGYTGIIGVGTIIAYTLFLKGTAYIGPVQGSLLASVEPVASVIFTVALFHLHFYPADFVGMIIIVIAALMISLKNYIARIFTHSRKA; encoded by the coding sequence ATGTCGCCAAAAATTATGGGCAGTGCAATGGTGCTTTGTGCAAGCATTGCTTGGGGCATTTCAGGAGTAAGTGGACAGTACTTGCTGCAACGAGGAATTTCAGTAAGTGTTCTCACTTCCTTGCGCCTTATTATTGCGGGAGCCGTTCTTGTTGCCATTGTGCTTATACGTAATCCACGTAGTATTCGCAAGGCGTGCAGCTCTGCATCATTCATTAAAGATGTGCTCATCTTTAGTATTTTCGGACTTATGGCCAACCAATTTGCGTATCTGCAAGCTATTAAATACACCAACGCGGGAACGGCCACAGTTTTGCAATATTTAACGCCGGTTATTGTGCTCGCCTATACCTGTGTAAAACATAAAATCCCACCGGCTTTGCTCGAAATCCTAGCGGTTATCTTGGCTATAAGTGGGACGTATCTGCTTGCCACGCACGGTCAGATAGATGCACTAGCTATTAATCCTTCTGGACTCTTTTGGGGAATTTTCTCCGCATTCACTTATGCCGCTTATATTATTCTGCCCGTTAAACTCGTACAACAGTGGGGAAGTTTGCTCAGCATCGGCATGTCTATGCTAGTTGGAGGCATTATTTTTTCGCTCGTCACACGCATATGGACTCAACGTTTTATATGGGATGGCCCTATTCTTCTCGGCTATACAGGCATTATTGGTGTGGGAACTATTATTGCCTACACCCTCTTTCTTAAAGGAACAGCATATATTGGTCCAGTTCAAGGAAGTCTATTGGCGTCTGTAGAACCAGTAGCTTCAGTTATTTTTACTGTGGCTCTTTTCCATCTTCATTTTTACCCTGCTGATTTTGTAGGCATGATTATTATTGTGATAGCTGCTTTAATGATTTCGTTGAAAAATTATATTGCGCGCATCTTTACGCACTCTCGGAAGGCTTGA
- a CDS encoding 16S rRNA (uracil(1498)-N(3))-methyltransferase: protein MTLPVFLLRDISDKNDTFPSTQGQLYTLPSSVAQHALKSMRMNDGEQLGISNGCGRIAVATIVDASTGSVRIDQIDEQKAPDIKLGLIQALAKSGRDEQAIEMATEIGVDSIMPWQSQRSIVQWKGNKAAKALNKWVDVVVSATQQSRRSFMPNVLEMKTTKQLIPWVKETVECGDIVLVLHQDATDTWIECEEHVRAAQSPCTVWVVVGPEGGISDEEVREFANAGAHVCVIGHNILRASSAGSVALALLSRVLERYA from the coding sequence ATGACTTTACCTGTTTTCCTTCTTCGTGATATTTCAGATAAAAACGATACTTTTCCTTCAACGCAGGGGCAGCTTTATACTTTGCCATCGTCAGTAGCTCAGCATGCTCTTAAATCTATGAGGATGAACGACGGCGAGCAGTTAGGCATAAGCAATGGATGCGGAAGAATAGCGGTGGCAACAATCGTTGATGCATCTACGGGCAGTGTTCGCATTGATCAGATTGATGAACAGAAAGCACCTGATATTAAATTGGGACTTATTCAAGCCTTAGCTAAATCGGGGCGTGATGAGCAAGCTATTGAAATGGCTACAGAAATTGGTGTGGATAGCATTATGCCATGGCAATCTCAGCGCTCCATTGTGCAATGGAAAGGCAATAAAGCTGCTAAAGCATTAAATAAGTGGGTTGATGTGGTTGTATCGGCAACGCAGCAATCGCGACGAAGTTTTATGCCGAATGTGCTTGAAATGAAAACCACGAAACAGTTGATTCCTTGGGTGAAGGAAACAGTGGAGTGTGGTGATATTGTTCTCGTTTTGCATCAAGATGCCACAGACACGTGGATAGAATGCGAAGAGCATGTGCGTGCTGCTCAATCTCCATGCACTGTATGGGTTGTTGTGGGTCCTGAAGGTGGCATTAGTGATGAAGAAGTGCGCGAGTTCGCAAACGCTGGTGCACACGTGTGCGTTATTGGTCACAATATTTTACGTGCTTCCAGTGCAGGAAGTGTTGCTCTTGCACTTCTGAGTCGAGTTCTTGAGCGTTACGCATAA
- a CDS encoding histidine triad nucleotide-binding protein: MAHDNTCIFCKIIAGEIPSTKIMETERTYAFADLNPQAAVHALVVPKDHYACVSEVAKEDPSLLAEIVSTAQAIADEHYNGHFRLIFNTGENAGQSVFHCHAHVLTGQKLEGE, from the coding sequence ATGGCACACGATAACACTTGCATATTCTGCAAAATTATTGCTGGCGAGATTCCAAGCACAAAAATCATGGAAACAGAACGTACATACGCTTTTGCGGATTTGAATCCTCAAGCAGCAGTGCACGCTCTGGTTGTACCAAAAGATCACTACGCATGTGTATCTGAAGTTGCTAAGGAAGATCCAAGCTTGCTAGCAGAAATTGTTTCCACCGCTCAAGCTATTGCAGATGAGCATTATAACGGTCATTTCCGCCTTATTTTTAATACTGGTGAAAATGCTGGTCAATCTGTTTTCCACTGCCATGCTCACGTATTGACAGGACAAAAGTTAGAAGGAGAATAA